A genomic window from Aestuariirhabdus litorea includes:
- a CDS encoding MafI family immunity protein, translating into MVSIQKHNLELSKQAYAAVAHKLKEGARIEIYGYIYKFNEWGLGVEALVDFLVEEDVELSSTEMEALSKAAESMQIDRGIKSIKVSG; encoded by the coding sequence ATGGTTAGCATACAAAAACACAACCTAGAGTTATCAAAGCAAGCGTATGCGGCTGTCGCTCACAAGCTTAAAGAAGGTGCTCGCATAGAAATATACGGGTACATTTACAAATTCAATGAATGGGGACTTGGAGTCGAAGCGCTAGTCGATTTTTTGGTTGAGGAAGACGTTGAGCTATCCTCAACAGAAATGGAAGCTCTATCGAAAGCTGCTGAATCGATGCAAATAGATAGGGGTATTAAATCAATCAAGGTTTCCGGATGA